A section of the Triticum dicoccoides isolate Atlit2015 ecotype Zavitan chromosome 7A, WEW_v2.0, whole genome shotgun sequence genome encodes:
- the LOC119331200 gene encoding early nodulin-93-like: MSTVTRAYLDQRLAAAKRCSREAAMAGAKAAAVAIVAAAVPTLASVRMLPWARAHLNPTGQALIISTVAGMAYFIVADKTILSMARKHSFEDAPDHLKNTSFN, from the exons ATGTCGACGGTGACCCGCGCCTACCTCGACCAGAGGCTCGCCGCCGCCAAGCGCTGCTCCAGAG AGGCTGCCATGGCCGGAGCCAAGGCCGCGGCCGTCGCCATTGTCGCTGCCGCAGTGCCCACC CTGGCGAGCGTGAGGATGCTTCCGTGGGCGAGGGCGCACCTGAACCCAACCGGGCAGGCGCTCATCATCTCCACCGTCGCCGGGATGGCCTACTTCATCGTCGCGGACAAGACCATCCTGTCCATGGCCAGGAAGCACTCCTTCGAGGACGCGCCGGACCACCTCAAGAACACCTCCTTCAACTAA